The following coding sequences lie in one Spea bombifrons isolate aSpeBom1 chromosome 5, aSpeBom1.2.pri, whole genome shotgun sequence genomic window:
- the ROPN1L gene encoding ropporin-1-like protein: MPLPDTMFCAQQINIPPELPDILKQFTKAAIRTQPCDVLQWSAAYFACLSKGEPLPVKERLEIPVATQKTDTGLTQGLLKVLHKQLSSKAIVSETDLEEKWKDLCLPQEQLQCILTLDNFGNEVEWMKFLALACSTLGGSISSALKHACEILTEDPEGGAARIPFQTFTFLYKYLARIDGDISHTKVEDALFALQADANKQNQMIQPRNFLSGMCPPLS, from the exons ATGCCTCTTCCAGATACCATGTTTTGTGCACAGCAAATTAATATTCCACCTGAGCTCCCAGATATCTTGAAACAGTTCACAAAAGCTGCCATCAGGACCCAGCCTTGTGATGTGCTCCAGTGGTCAGCTGC GTACTTCGCCTGTTTATCAAAAGGTGAGCCCTTACCTGTAAAAGAAAGGCTTGAAATACCAGTGGCAACTCAAAAAACAGACACTGGGCTAACCCAAGGGCTTTTAAAGGTTCTACACAAACAG CTATCATCCAAGGCCATTGTAAGTGAAACTGATCTTGAAGAAAAATGGAAAGATCTCTGCTTACCTCAAGAGCAACTGCAATGCATTCTGACACTGGATAACTTTGGAAATGAAGTAGAATGGATGAAATTTCTAGCTCTTGCCTGTAGCACACTTGGAGGG AGCATATCATCTGCTCTGAAGCATGCCTGTGAAATACTGACAGAGGatccagaaggtggtgctgctCGCATTCCTTTTCAAACATTCACTTTCCTATACAAGTATTTGGCCAGAATAGATGGAgatatttcacatacaaaagTGGAAGATGCACTCTTTGCTTTGCAGGCAGATGC GAATAAGCAAAATCAAATGATCCAACCAAGAAACTTCTTGAGTGGGATGTGTCCTCCACTTTcttga